DNA sequence from the Juglans microcarpa x Juglans regia isolate MS1-56 chromosome 5S, Jm3101_v1.0, whole genome shotgun sequence genome:
AAACTGTCCAATTAAGAAAGGATCACGATTTTCTGGTCTCTTTGTACTCATCTGTCTCAAGATATTTTAGTGCAGCCAAGTACAGATAATTTAACATCTGACTCGGATGCTCTGCATAAGTTTACGTAGGGAGATAAACTGAGGGCTATTTGTTTTGGCAATAGTGGCGAGCCTGAGAGGAGTTTCCGCTTCATGCATGCAACGTGGGGCTGCGGACGGTGGAGCTCATGGACAACTGGGTGGTTCTTGAGTTAGCGACGTCGTCACCACGTATCACGGGACAGAAGGTGCAGCAGCCCACGGAAGGCGCAGTGGCTCACGGAGGAAAATGAAATACTCTGTTTTAGGGTAGAAAAACAGAGGAGGAACTCACGGCTGGCTCACGGTTGTGCTGTTGTGTATGCGGTGCAGTGCATCGGATGTTTTCACGTGGAGGAGGAGTTCGCTGCAGGCAAGGTGGTTCACGGCTGGTGGAGAGGTGCAGTTGCGCTGTGCATAGAGCTTCAGTGGGAGGAGGTGCACTGTGGTTCTTGGCCGTGCATGTGGATTGTGCAGAGGCAGTGAGCTGTTGGACGTGTTGCGGCAGTGGATGGACTGGGCAAAGGACGTGTGCATGCAATGCATCGTGGAGGTAAGGTGGTGGCGATGGCTTCGTGTGCGTTGGTGCTAGGCAACGGGTGGAGGCCGTGCGGAGGAGGTTGCTGCGTGGTGATGTAGCTTTTACGTGGAGGTGCGCAATGGTGCATGCATGGCTCACGGGTTGTGTTGGAGCAACCGTGGAGGTGCAGCGTTGCTGGTGGTGCTGCCGTGCGTCAGAGTAGCTGCAAGACAAACGAAAATAAAgctaaacaaacaaaaaaataatgaataaataaataaaaacagaaataaaactagataaacaaaaataaataaagacaaaaataaaactaaacaaaagaaatgaaaaatattaatggtCTGTTGCATGTGCATGTGAAGAAAcattatcaaattaaatcataAGTATTAAAATCAAGCATAAACTATGCTAATAATTACTTTAAATCTTAACTCGGATTTATTcctcttaactattttttcatctaaaactaatagtaaaataataaaataattaagatttattAGTTTTAAgtgtataaaatatacaataatgaAGCGCAATCACACACCACCTCAGAAAAACCAAAACCTATCAACACATAGAACAAAAACTCTCAATCTACATTATCGTAAGCtttagccatatcaattttaaggataatattTCCCCCCCTCACAGATTTGTTAATACAATAGACCATCTCCTGAGTAAgactaatattctcaaatatactCTTTCCTTTAATAAAAGCACCTTGTTCCAAGGATATTATGCACGACAAAATAGTAGCCAAACGATCTACAAGAATCTTGGAGCACACTTTATAAAACACAGAACATAAACTGATTGGTCTAAACTTATAAAAGGACGCTGGGTTTTCAACCTTTGGAATAAGTTCAAGAGCTGATGCAGTCAAAAAAACAAGGCAATTCCGCTCCTCGAAAAAAACCATGCACTGCACAAACAAAATCCCTCTCCACAATACTCCAACAAGCTTGAAAAAAACATGACTCAAATTCATCTGGACCAGACTACTATTCACAGGGATGGAAAAAACTGCATCTTTAATAACTTGGATTGAAGGGAgctgatatatcatatatcattaTCACACTCAGAAATGGTTTTACTAACTATAGAAGATTGATCAGGTAGAGAATGAACCTGTTTATGTGCCAAGACTTGCTCAAAGTACCTACTGCCCCTTCATGAACCTCTTCTGAAGATGATAACAACATTCCAACCTAAAGTCTCATCTCATTAATCACCATAAATGACTTAGAAGCATGAGCACGGAAAAATTCAGTCGATGCCTCTcctattaatttaaataatgtaaCATTGATCTAcaagatttttataattttgagtcaaatattgaaatattttgaaaaattcaaaaagaataGATTAATACAATAGTACTCATAAGTAATAGGAATttcaatattaaataaattataatattgatctacatattatatttatctcgATTTAAATTGTACAAAATATTTAAGTAATAATCTTTGTTCGAAGTAACCTTATTCTAAAATGTCAATTTCTTTACAAACTTTGCCAAATGGACCCATTCGGACAATAGCAGCGAAATGTACCTACCATTATTTTCTTGCACTGAATACATTATTTTAACATCCATAACAAATTCAATTATTGATAGAGAAGCTACATTTTAGTTATCATATATTGATAGCCCATTAGCGACGAAAAACCAATTGAAGATGACAACTATATTAAGTtcagatatatataattaagagaaatattctagctacaaaatgattacataaaagtaatctcacaaattgatgtgacttgatatgatttgttagattgtaaaattatttttattgtaaagtaaatatgacggatcatataaaattacattaatttgtataattatttttataatctctttgtggctacAGTACTTCTATATTCGAAGGGCAAGACTCAACTTGATTGTATCACTTTAGAATGACAACTTTAGAGCCCAACATCTTAAATTACAACTTTGAAGGTGtcctaatttttttcaaaacggcTCTCATTTTGGGCATAAGCTACAGACCCAGATAAATCCACTAGAGCCCAACATCTAGCAATGTCCATCCCAAGTCTGAGACTAACATAAGTGGAAAACTTGTAAGCTTCCAAGTCCTTGAACTTTTACGAATAAAGGCGCGTGAATACACACAAAATCTCTAAACTCTATATACAAAACTTTGGCAAAACAACtttgaattaatataaataatatagttattataaatacatagagttaagagaaattttaaaagagcaaaaatcaagtcaagttCATGAGCTACAACCTTACTTACAAATCTTGGGTCTTTTGAGGCTGCCCAAATAATGTAGAAGTCTTGGGATTCCTCTCATGAGACTTGTTAAAATACACACGAATAGAAGTCTACAAATATAAGAGCACTGAAGTCTTTTGAATATGATGTATATTGGTTTGTCAATACAGATAGGGAACTACAAGCATTCAAGTTGTTTCACTTTCACCCATGTTATGTTGGCAATAACAGATCATGAATAATAAAGTATGATTTTCTCTCTTCAAATGAgaaattcatatttattttcaaaattaagattttaaaaaagaaaaagaaaacaattgacTACACTAAGATATAATAGATATAATCTGTTCATTTTGACCTTTAGAAACTTTTCGAGTTAAAGAAATCTAAACAGCTCAACTCAAAAGCTCTTAAACTGATTTACagatttattactttttacaaaTCTTTCCAGATTTCAGCAGCAATTCATATATAAAACTTTTATCCATGATAGTAATCTATGGTCCCTGACTGCCTCCCTGAATGAAAGACCAGCACAGAtccagaattaaaaaaataaaaaaaaaatagtttggaGGATCATCATCTCAAGAACTGAAAGAGAAGATAAAGAACAGGGCACAAAGTACAGAGGAACgaaaaacagagaagaaaaatagaatttcaTTTCTGTTATGAGAGCAACTGGGTTTGGCATACACTTAATTAGATAGGGCGACGCGTGCTGCAAGACTCGGAATTTGGAAGTTTAATGCCGAAATTAAGTGAATTAAAGTGTGCACTTTTTTCAAGCAATTTTGTCAAAAACATTATTAGCTGTCTGCAGTCTTGATTTTAGACGCTTGGTTGTAGAGTGCAAGTCTGCAGATTGGAGTTTGGAAAAAAGTTTTCCAGATTTCCTTTGGAATAATGTCGGCACAAAAGGATTGGAGAAGATTATAAATTATGATGCTTGAttcttatatgatatatattaattcaaattttcttattcttgttGAACAAGAAACTATAATATTTGTGTTGTCCCttagatatgtatatatttactTCACCAAGTTTTTTCTATAATGTTAATTCAACAATACTACTGCAGGTACACGGGTGGTCGTCGTTGTGGGTAGTCGAATTTGAGCCGATGGTCGTCGTTGTGGGTAGTCAAAACTGCGCCGGTGGTCGTCTCACTTATTCTTGAGATCGCATCTGGATTTATTAGCTCTTCTGAAGACACAGGTGGGCCTGGTATTCTCAGTTGGCTTTTCTCCCAATGTGTCCTGAATCAATCAGATTTTCCAATGGTTATTCACATTTCTTTGCATTATTACTCACTCAGTAGGCAAAAATAATCTGCTTGTTTTCTAAGTTTCCTTTTTGCTACTTTTCTGAATACTCGATAGAGAAAGGCTTGTTACAGGCCCTCAAAAATTTCAGCTTTCCTGTCCATACACTTGCTAAATGTGCGAAAATGATACCTGTTATGGTGAGTTAATTGTGcatttaagaaattttacatGCAACTATGAAGTGCGTACGTCgcataattaatttgaaaaagagtgggatctattattaaaaaattaattttttttaggtatgTCTCAtgctttatttacttttttcgaAACGATTATGCGGCAGTTACAcaatttagatttaaaaatatcttttctctttatttattatggTCTCCTACTGCTTCAGCTTGCTCTGTTCGGTGCGGTGGGGGTGTTTTTTCTGCTGGGGAAGTCAAGTTTGATCTTTCGTGTTTCGGGAGTCTCAGCAACGCTCTGTTTCATTATTGCCAATGTGGAGGGATGGGTAAGCGGGGTTTCCCAACCACGGGTGCAAGTAGAGTTTCTCTTCTTCTACGTACGTTGTCATATTAGATTATGCAACATTATGTctagttttttactttttcctcttactttattttattttattttatttttttactcatgCAGAGTGCAGTAAGGTAGAGAACCTTTCTTTGAAGCAATAAGCTTCATTTGCTATATTAGCATCACACTATTGAATGAATTTCCCATAATTTTGACATGATTATTTGTAGGGGCATATAGTGGTTTCTGATTGCATAAAACAAACGTCTTTGACATatcattttcttcctttctgaAACAGACAACTGGTGCTGCTAGCTATTCAAAATTTGTGAGCCGTGAAATGAGCAAAGCTGAAGCACTTTCGAAGGTTTATGATCATATTTTGTCTACATTTTGCTAagtttggttttattttcttatcatgaTTATACTAAAAAAGTCTTACTCAAGTTTACATGTATTTATTATTCAGGTTATACTGTCAACATTTGATTCAGTGGCGGATACATATCGAGCATTGCTACCAGAGGGCACACCAATGGAGTTTCAGCGAATTTTTGAGCTTAAGGTTTTGGTCTATTCTTGCTGTTTGATATAGGGTTTAGTCATACTAGTTACTGCATGATCGGTTAATTGTCAAGCTCAAAAACATTGGATGGATATAGATCAAGACTGTGAGATGTGACTCGATAAATCTACTAATGGACTGGTGAAAATGTTGAGGTTTTCTGAAGCGTGGAGTCTAAGATAAATGAAAGTCGTTATGCAAACCTGTTTTCAACACTTGAAATTGGGAGCCACATTATCTGCTAATGATGCTGGATAGGCACCTTGGATACGATGTCTGATAAATTTTCGTATGTCGGTCTTCTTTTTAGCTCTAACTAACCACAAGACATCTAGCATTGCCACTTCAGAGAAGGGGTGCCTTTGAAACGTTCATTATAGTTGCCCGACAGAATTGTGTCTCCATTATTCCTACTTGTCTTCTGAAGAATTGAGCAGGTTAATCATGGATAATGAATCTTGGCATCATATGAATTACATGAATTACGTAATGGTGGAGTTATATTAAACTGTTAAATCTTGGCAAAAATATGATGGAATTAAAGGTGTTTTTATTGTTGGCTAATACTGTGCTTTCCATGTGCAGGGTCTAAAAAAAGCTGATCAGCAAAGTGTACAAGATGACTTCAACAAACATGGGCCCGGGATCACACAACCCTCTATCATGCCATCAGTAGTCCCAGCGGCAGCTCCTGTGATACCCAGTCCGGCTTCAATCGGACTAGTTGCTTCCCGAGAGGATGTGTTAACCAGAGCAGCTGCACTTGGAAGATGTGCTGCTACAACAGGGTTCAAGAGGTTCCTTGCTTTAACAGATGCTGCAAAAGATCGCAAAGATGGGCCCTTTAGAAAGCTCTTTAATCCATGACAGCATTTGAATCCCAATTTTACATGCAGTTTTGGTACTGGTGCCATTCGTTACAATAGACAGATGAAACAAAGAGACAGATAAagatagaaaattattttagaaaataacaATGCTAATGACAATAATTACAACAAcgataacaataataaatggGGCTGCAGTTGCTGCCATATAAACCCATTCAGTCCCATTTTACACTCTCAACGCCCTCactatttcttctctctcttcttggcCGACCATCCCCTTCCCATATTTTGCTTGCACTTTCTTCAATTTTCGCACCTCCCAAAAACAATCTTTATATCTCAACTGGTGGAAGCTTGGAGAGAAGCCCTTCTAACATTCCAAGTATCTCACTAGCATTTTTCTAACATTTAGCcatttattttgagtttaatgCTTTAAAGCAAGAAAACATGATGTAAATTCTGATAGCAAgcaaaatcttgaaaaatgaCCATGCATGTTATGGCCATAGCCTGTAAAGCCCTCGGTTAAGGCATCCATGTGCGAGGAAAACTTCTAAGTGTGGATCTAACGCCTGCTTTGTTTACACAAACCATTTCAtccaatcattacaatttttctaaatttttaaacgAAATACAAtgaacaattcaaccttttcaagtttcaaaacaaaaataatattaagaaattatattctaaaactattttatttaattttaaactttcacctcatctgtataaccaaacaaggTTTTATTTCCTaaacatgagttttgaaatattGAAGCAAATATGACAAAGTCACACAATCTGATCGAGTTTCAGATATTACATGTATATTGAGGCTAATGCATTCATGTGGGACTGGCATATAAGCTTGAATCTTATGGTATAAAGGTTGGAATCTTGTATAGTACAAAATGTTTCAACCGTCACATGATAAGAAGGTTATGTGACGGTTGGGGATTATTAAATCAGCATGCATGTACCTTTTAATGTTTGTAGCATGAAATCCCATAAATAAAACTTTCACATGATAATCTAGTAAAAGAAATCTCTTAATCCAAACATTTGTTCAATAgcacatttaaaatataatggtCGAATATGTGCTATGCATTGTAAAagcataaatcatttaaatgtaaagaaaaatctaaatccTCTCTCTCAAAGACAAAGTCTCATTGTCAATGTCACCCTCCTAGACATCATCCTCGAGCCTTCCTCACTTGGGGtgggaaaatatttaaaaaaataataatataaatcgaatactcaataagaacCACATCATATAGTAACCATAATTATAAACACAAGGTTTTCATTTAACTTCAACATTCTTAAGAAAAATTACCTTTAAGCATCCTAAAACATTAATCCTAAAGCCTTAAGAAGTATTCTTTTACCTCAACCATAGAAGCATAAGCATTTATTTAACCTCAatcataaattatttgttaCCTTAATCTTATCATCAATGGTCGTTTACACACTGTTAACCCTCATGTGTTAGGGTTGGCCTCCTTTGCGATCAATGGTTTTAGCTGTAGCTAGTGGAATAGAACCGAACTTAAGAATGGGTAATCATTAGGTGCACCTCCAATTATGCATGCCAGCATTTCCATTCATCCCAACCTCATGTTACCATCGTCAACCTCATATGGCCATTTCATTAATCTCATCAAACACATGCAGTCATaccattcattttcttttctttacatTAACATTGCCTTACCtttcattctttaaaataaacagttgtataatataatacttaGTCACATCCGTCATGCAATCCTaaatcataaaacatctttGATCAAACATGGAGTTCATAAAAATGGATAACAATGAAGagctcaaaaatacatatttaccTTTGTAAAAACATTTACAATATAGATATActtttggaaaaagaaactttacaatttactaaaaaattatgtgtaaagAAGCTACTCCATCGAATTCAGTGGCTGGAACATACAATGGATTTGTGGTTGAGGATCATGGTGCCATGACggttgtgacgccccgactcccacgtatagGGACGCGAGAATcatgacgtcgggatgatgacaacatgggtcacACATCTCAATGAAAAGTGCCCAAGTGTGTgcaaagtcgcagcggataatataataactcaactaagtaccaaaaatttaaatacaagtaTCCAAAATGatttacctttaaaaagttatacagtcatcccaaatatattgcAAACGGCAATTACATAAATAAGGGATAAAATGAATCTCAACacacgagagcaatcccagatcgctCTTCCAACGGAGCCAACccctaaggctcgtcatcctcatctgcatcaaaatctgcgataccataaacggtaccgcaagtaagtaataatccaaataaccctcgagataaaaacgcattaaagTAACCAACTATtagatcccaaaatctcatttttttcccaaaaacgagtatttttccaacacatgctaaaaatcccatttttagcCAAAACGTAAAATCcaacattttctcaaaaaatgatttacacaaaatccaaccatttatcggacactgtaggcgggactataccaccatccctaccgcatgcaccgtaggcgggaatgaCAGGCGgaacacaaccaccatccctaccgcgtgcaccgtaggcgggaatcacaggcaggactttACCACCGTCCCTGTTTACCACCGTCCATACAATTCCATACaattcctttccacacaatgaatacatATCatagcactgtaggcgggaatcacaggcgggactatatcaccattcctgcttaccgccatccctacagtctcttttcttttttctcaaaccagtcaatccaaacATTTCAAGCAtactcaaatcatttctcacatgaaaaccccgttttcaaataaacacatgaacatgcgtgcaattGTAATGAACACAACACGAcaacaatatccaacaaccaacaatgtcaacacaaacaacttcattctccaatccatccgacccccgtactcctcggactcaatctAGCAAAACCAATCAATAATTCAATACAGTgtaatgagttagtgcaaaaatacatttaaatcacaagagttctttggaaaatacttacagcgctatatagcaatttctgaaagatcacggaAGTGCAAGAAGCGGCAATACAgtaacaaaacagtgccaaatgcactgtggccgtgggtctcaaagtctcacttttgaacgggtgtaaaagaagacccgagattgatagggtagggcttagggatatCGGTGAagttagtggtggtggtggttggccgtgggtggcggtgtgGGCGGCGGTCGAAGACCAcaaagcccaaaacggaaatgttgatgaatgtacTTCACCaatgacggatcggaggtggggttgggtccaatgggttgctaggaggttgaggatgaagtggtgaagaaatggtggccggtggtggcgcgacggcggcgcaacggtgCAATGGATGCCGCGGCTTGGAGTAGCTCGTGGGGGCTATTGGCGgcaatggaggagctggaaattgAGGGGTGGGGTTGCCGGCCGGTGTGGGAGCTGATGGGAGGGGTGGTGTCGGTCaccggcggcgggctgggggagaggggCGATGCAcgggaagagagaggaagagacgTCGCATGGGAAGCagaggggaagaaagaaaaaagaaaaagaagagaaaagaaaaagtaagaaaagagaaagaggaaaagaaaaagtgagggaaagaaatgaggtccaatcctcacatcttgggtcacaaaaatgatccaacggaaacgattttaaaaccataagtaaaataaaataattcaaacataatgattaaaatgaaaataaataattaaacccaacaataagttaattaaatatgaaaagaatttaaatgcataacaataaataatattaagaaagcacttcaaaataattttcacaaaattaaaaatcataaaataaaccaactaaaagtccaataatttttaaaaaagggaataaatttctaaaattaaaaataatctcccattaaaaaaaatacactaaaatacagggtgttacaacGGTGGTGTTGGTGGTGGATGGTATTGTGCTCGGCATATATGTGAGTGCTCATGAATGTAGTAGTTCAACTCATGGCATGTTGTGAGTGGGTGTGAGGGAAAAGTAGGAAAACCAAATGATTGACTTGTAGTGAGTGCAAGGGTGCGACACAAATCTTGGGAGGCAAGGTAGGGTTTTGTTGGGGAGTAAGTCCAAGTGGGATGAGCTTCTAGTTAGTGTTATGACTTAGTGGGGAATCTGAATAGGCTTGGGGTCTTGGACATTCTAAGGTTTTTGACTTGATGCAGCCCGAAATGTACAAGGATGAATATAAATGGATTTGGTGGATTTTGATGAGAACAAATGAAGCAAAACAAAGATAGATAACTCGTCAAGTCAGGTCGCCATGTCATCGTACCACATTGTAAACTGTTGAGAAACTTAATGGGTAAATATTTGGAAGAATAAATCGATGATATACTAATTTAACACAAAAGCCAAGATCAATATTTGAAGCACTCAACCAATGTATTCAAGGTCCTCCAAGAGAATCAACTATTTGTGAATCTTAAGAAGTGCACACTCATGAGTTGTTTACTTTAGATATGTTGAGAGTTTAGATGGGATGCATATGGATGAAGACAACGTGAAGGATATTCTTGAGTGGCCTATCCCCAGCCTCAATGGCTTAGCCTATTTTTATAGGAGGTTCATCTGCAATTTTAGCACCATCATTGCTCCAATGAGGGAAGTGGTGAAAAAGGAGTTCCATTGGACAAAAGAGGTTGCAATAAGTTTTGAGTTACTCAAGTCCAAGCTAGTTGAGGCTTCAATGTTAATCCTCCCAACTTTTCCAAGCCTTTTCAAGTAGAATGCGATGCTTTAGATGTTGGCATTGGAGCTGTGTTAATGCAATAGAAGAGGACAGTGGTGTATTTTAATGAGAAACTCAATGATACAAGGCAGAAGTACTCAACTTATAACAATGAGTTGTATGCCATTGTGCAAGCACTTCGGCATTGGGAGCAATATTTGTTTGGAGTCAAATTCATCCTCTACTCCGACCATAAGGCTTTGAGATTTTTAAAGGGGCAAAAGAAGTTAAATTCAATACATCCAGGATGGGTTTCATACTTGGATAAGTTCCATTTTATCTTACAACACAAACCAGTAAGTTCTAACAAAGTGATTGATGCATTGAGCCACACTTTGCTCACTACTCTTTCTTTTGAAGTCACTGGTTTTGAGTTATTACCAGATCATTATGCCTTggatgttttcttttcaaaaatcttGCAAGAGTTgaataatgaaaagaataagTGATCAATGGCTACCTTTTCAAAGGAAAGCAACCAGCTTTTCATTCCTGAATGATCATTTAGGATGTTTGTTATTGAGGAGCTGCATGCTGGAGGCTTAGAAAGACACTTCATAAGAGATAAAATAGAAGCTCTTATCAAGCAATGATATTTTTTGCCAACCATGAAGAATGATGTAGCTAGATATGACCAAAGATATCTAGTTTGTCAAAGAGTCAAAGGAGAAGTCCAAAACACTGGTTTATACCAACCAATACCAAACACAAATGCCCCTTGGTAAGATCTCTCAATGTTTTATACCAACCAATACCAATCCAAAATACTAGTGTACTTTTGTTGTTGTACATCGCTTTTCAAAGATAGCACACTCCATTCCTTGCAAGAAGATTAGAAAACAACTAAGGGAAGAATTGACTTGGAACTTGAGGGTAGGTTCTCTTGAGTAAGGGGGAAAATGCAGTAGCAAATATGTTGATGTGGCACAATGACATGGCGACCTGACTTGACAGCTGAGGTGGCATATGGCATGTATGTTGGACAGAATCTATAGTGGGTagttatctattttaaattttgaatttaagcATTTATGTGTCTTGTATGGTGTGTTAGACATAGGAAATAGTTAAGCACTTAATATTCATAACTGTTGAAAGTTGTTTAGagtaattact
Encoded proteins:
- the LOC121267505 gene encoding vacuolar protein sorting-associated protein 53 A-like, with product MSKAEALSKVILSTFDSVADTYRALLPEGTPMEFQRIFELKGLKKADQQSVQDDFNKHGPGITQPSIMPSVVPAAAPVIPSPASIGLVASREDVLTRAAALGRCAATTGFKRFLALTDAAKDRKDGPFRKLFNP